GCCCACCTTGCCCTCCCACTCCATGGATTGCGGCGCGATCCTGCCAGGAGCCCCGCCCGGGTACACCTCCCGGCAGGCCCCACCGTGCAATGCCTGCCGTCCGTGCAAGCCTTGCCGGCCCGCACGCGACGTGGAAGCGCGTGGCACCCGCTGCTGGGAGATGACGGTCAGCAACAGCAAGCGCGGCTGGAGCACCTGCGTCAAGTCGTGCAAGCAAGTGTCCGTTTCGCGCGGGGCGCTGGGGGGCCCGTCGCGAAACGGATGGCGCATCGCCCGCGCGTGTGGTGTCACCCTCCTGCCGGGCGCATGCACCGCCCGCGCTGGAGGTCACCCACGCCATGCAGGACGTCGACATCAAGACCGCGGATGGAGTGATGGACGCGAAGCTGTTCCAGCCGGAGGGCTCGGGGCCGTGGCCGGCGGTCATCATGATTCCGGATGCCTTTGGCATCCGGCCCGTCTTCGAGGAGATGGCTCGGCGCCTGTCGAAGTCCGGCTACGTCGTGCTGCTGCCCAACGTGTTCTACCGGGAGGGCCACACGTCGAAGCTGGACCTAAAGGGCACCTTCGCGGACGAGGCGTTCCGCAAGCGCATGTACGGCCTCATCGGCACGCTGACGCCGGAGCGCCTGAAGCTGGACGCGGGCGCTGAGTTGGACTTCCTCGCCCGGCAGCCCACCGTGAAGGGCCCGAAGGCGGGCGTGGCCGGCTACTGCTTCAGCGGCGGCATCGCCGTGCGCATGGGCGCGGACTTCCCGGACCGCATCGGCGCGGTGGCGTCCTCCCACGGCGGCCGCCTGGCCACGGATGCGCCCGACAGCCCCCACCGCCTGGTGAAGCAGGTGAAGGCCGAGCTGTACTTCGGCCACGCGGACCAGGACAACTCCATGCCCGCGGACGCCATCCGCGCGCTGGAAGAGGCGCTGAAGGACGCGGGCGTGAGGTACCGCTCGGAGCTCTACCCCGGCGCGCAGCACGGCTATTCGGTGCCGGGCACGCCCCAGTTCAACGCGGAGGTCGCGGAGACGCACTGGAAGAGGCTCGAGGACCTGTTCGGCCGCACGCTGAAGGCCTGAGCCCTGAGCCCGATGTCCCCCGTGCGGCAGCGGCTGCTCTCCATCTTCGGCGGCTCGGTGGGCAACCTCATCGAGTGGTACGACTTCTACGTCTACTCGGCGTTCTCGCTGTACTTCGCGCAGGCGTTCTTCCCGGACGCGGATCCGCTGGTGCAGCAGCTCAACACCGCCGGGGTGTTCGCGCTGGGCTTCCTCATCCGGCCGGTGGGCGGCTGGCTGATGGGGCTCTACGCGGACCTCCGGGGCCGCCGGTCCGCGCTGACGTTGTCCGTCACGCTGATGTGCCTGGGCTCGCTGGTCATCGCCGTGTGCCCCACGTACGCGCGCATCGGCGTGGCGGCGCCCGTGGTGCTGATGCTCGCGCGGCTGCTCCAGGGGCTCTCCCTGGGCGGCGAGTACGGCACCAGCGCCACCTACCTGAGCGAGGTGGCCACCTCCCGCCACCGCGGCTTCTACAGCTCCTTCCAGTACGTCACGCTCATCATGGGGCAGCTGCTGGCCACGCTGACGCTGCTGGTGTTGCAGCGGCTGGTGTTGACGGGCCCGCAGCTGGAGGCCTGGGGTTGGCGCATCCCGTTTGGCATTGGCGCGGCGCTGGCCATCTTCGGCTTCTACATGCGCCGCAACATGGTGGAGACGGAGGCCTTCACCCGCGAGGCCGCGAAGAAATCCGAGCACCACCCCATGCGGGAGCTCTTGCGCCACCCGAAGGAGATCGCCGTCGTGGTGGGGCTCACGATGGGCGGGACGCTGGCCTTCTACACCTACACCGTCTACATGCAGAAGTTCCTGGTGAACTCCGTGGGGCTGACGCGGGACGAGGCCACGCTCATCTCCGCGGGCTCGCTGTTCCTCTACATGTTCCTCCAGCCGGTGCTGGGGTACGTCTCCGACCACGTGGGACGCAGGCCGGTGCTGATGGGGTTCGGCGTGCTGGGCACGCTGTGCACGGTGCCGCTGCTCACGGCGCTGACGCGGACGCGGGACGCCTTCACCGCGTTCCTGCTGGTGCTCGCCGCGCTGGTCATCCTCTCCGGCTACACGTCCATCAACGCCGTGGTGAAGGCGGAGCTGTTCCCCGCGCGCATCCGCGCCCTGGGCGTGGGGCTGCCCTACGCGCTGACGGTGTCCCTCTTCGGCGGCACCGCGGAGTACGTGGGCACGCGCCTGAAGCTGGCCGGGCACGAGGCGTGGTTCTTCTGGTACGTCACGGCCTGCATCTTCTGCTCGCTGCTCGTCTACACGGTGATGCCAGACACGCGGCGCCACAGCCGCATCGACGCCGCGTCCTGAAGCGCCAGGTGGAATGCCCGTCACGGGCGTCTCAGGACCGGTCTTCCAGCCCGCGAACGCCGTGGGCTTCAACGTGCTGCTCCAGGCCCGCTTCTGACATCAGAAGGCCGTGCGGGTGAGCGCGAAGTCAGAGCCCGCCCAGGCCGTCTTGAAGCGCTGCTGCACGGCGTTGGCCTCGGCCGTGCGGCCCTGCCCCTTCAGCGACTGGGCGAGCCCGAAGAGCGCCCAGCCGTTGCCGGGGTTGCGGCGCAGGTCCTCGCGGTAGACGGCCTCCGCGGCCTTGTACTGCTCCGCGTCCAGCAGCGCCGCGCCCTGGAAGTGGCGCACGGGGTAGTACCAGTCACTGGGCTCCGAGTAGGCCAGCTGATCCGCGGCGCGCACCGCGTCCTCCCAGCGCGTCAGCGCGTCCGCGCAGCCCTGGCGCTCGGCGATGGAGGCGTCGAGCACGCGGGCCGCCACGTCCAGCACGTCCTTCGCTGAATTGTTTCCGGCGGTCAGCGAGTCGGGAACGTTGGCGGCCAGCTTCACCAGCTCCGCGTGCTCCGCGCGGGCCTCCTTGAACTCCCCATTCGCCGCGAGCGCCAGCCCGTGCGCGTGCAGCCACAGCCCCGTCAGCACCGGGTACTTCGGGTCCGGCCGCGGCTCCGTGAGCAGTTCGTCGTAGTGCCCGAAGCGCACCATCGCGAGCAGGGGTTCGGCGGCGAAGAAGTCCATGCCCGGCATCTCCTTCAGCATCTCCGGCGGCAGGACGTTCGCGGACTCGCGCGCGGCGCGGATGGACTCCCCCGCGCGCCCCTCCATGGACGAGGAGAACGACAGGAAGCCCCAGTTGTGGGCCGTGTACATCGGGTAGTACCCGATGGGCTCCACCTTGCGCAGATAGGAATTGTCCGCCTGCACGGCGCGGCGGTTGCTCTCGGATGCATCCGCGTACCGGCCCACCCGCTGGTAGATGTGCGCCGGCATGTGCACCAGGTGGCCCGCGCCGGGCATCAGCCCCGGCAGCCGGTCCGCGGAGGCCAGCGCGCGCTCGGGGTGCTCCGAAGCTTCGATGGCGTGGATGTAATAGTGATTGGCGCCCGGGTGATTCGGCGCGCGCGCGAGCACCTTCTCCAGCCGCGAGACAATCTCTTCCGTCCCCGGCTCCGGCTTGCCCTCCAGCGTCCACAGCTTCCACGGGTTGAGGTTCATCAGGGACTCGGCGAAGAGCACCTGCACGTCGTTGTCCTCCGGGAAGCGCTTCGCCACGTCGCGCATGGCATTGGCGTAGGCCTGGGAGAAGGGCTTCATCTGCTCGGGCGTGCGGGGCTCCGGCCCGCCGTAGCGCCGGGACAGCGCGCCGATGAGCGCCTGCTCCGTGGGAGTCGCCGTGGGGGCGAGCGCCTGGGCCTTTTGCAGGGCCGTCCACGCGGTCCCCGCCCGGTCCGGCAGCATGGGCACGTTGTAGTTGGGCCCCAGCACCAGGGCGACGCCCCAGAAGCAGCTGGCGCAGGACGGATCCAGCTGCGCGGCGCGGGCGAACGAGCGCGCGGCCTCGTCGTGGTTGAAGGCATACGTGAGCCGCATGCCCTGGTCGAAGAAGGCCTGCGCTTCGGGCGACCGGGTCGTCACCTTCCGCTGGAAGGTCCCCAGGTCATCGAAGAGCACCGCGCCCTGGGCGAGCGAGGTCAGGCTCGACAGCGCGGAAGGCTTGCCATGCGCCCCGTGCGAGGCCGAGCTGGCATCCTGCGCTCCGGCAAACGTCCCCGGAACCATCAAGGACGGGATCAGGATGAACAGGAGTCGCGCGCGCATGAGGTCCCCCGGGCCTGCGGTCTCCCGGGAACGGTGGGGGGACCTGGCGCGCGCGGCAATCCGCTCCGGGCAGGGTGTCAATCCAACCGATGAACCCCTCGCCCGGGACACGTCCGGCGCGAGCGCCTACTTCTCCAGGTCGCCGACGATCTGCCCGAGCGGCGACGGCGTCCCCATGAACTTCTGGAACCGGCTGCGGTCATCCGAGCCCGCGTCGAAGTTCTCGAAGTTCTGCTGGTTCTTGTTCGCGCCGGGCCGGAAGCCCGAGTAGTCCTGGCGCGCGGGCAGCCCGTGCTCGGCGCGGATGCGGTTCTCCGTGGGGGCGTTCGGCATGCGCGGCGTGGGGCGAAGGCCCACGGTCTCGAACTCCTCCTGCAGCTGAAGGCGCGTCTCCACGGTGCCCTTCATCGCGGCCGAGTGGTCGGGGTAGCGCTTGAACACGTCCGCGTCCGCGTGCTTGCTGGCGGCCAGGGGGCTGACCTGCACGCCATTGGCGGCGCGCCAGGCGTGCACGGACTCGTGGCCCAGGCTGTTGAAGCGCTGGCCAGGCTGGTTCTCGTTGTAGTTGATGCGGCTGGCCTGGCCCGCGCTGGCCTGGCCGTCGTAGCGGTACGCCGGGCGCAGCGACTGGAGCGTGCCGTCGTGGCGCGGGCGGTGCGACATGGGCATGGCCTCGCTGCGGCCGGAGTAGATGTCCGCCACCGTCAGCGGCTTCTGCGCGGTGCCCGTCGCGCCGGGGTTCACGTGCTGCGTGCGGCCGTTGAGCTCCGTCAGCATCTGGTTGCCCACGGGGCGGCTCATCAGCGTGTGCGTGGAGTTGCGCGCGTCCTGCGTGAAGTCCGCGAAGTCCGCGCCGGACTGACGGCTGTCACGGCGGGTCCGGATGCCCGACAGGTCCGGGTGCACGACGCCGTGGTCCGCCGGCTTGAGCTTGTTCTTGCCATCCTGAAGCTCCAGGGCCGTGGGCGCCTTCTGCGGCTTCACCGTTTCCAGCTTGGGGGGCGCGCTGGGGCTGCGCGTGCGGGAGCCGGAGGAGAGGGACGGCGCGGAGAAGGAGGAGGAGCGGAGCTTCATGGTGGGCCTCGGGATGCGAAGACGTCGTGTGCCCTCCCCTACAGCAACCGTCGTGCCGCCCCTGGAACACCCGGCCCGCACCTGATTCCAGGGGTTTGCCCCGGCCCCAAAGGCCCCGCCCTGGTGGCCGCCGTCACGTGCCTGATGGCGGCTGTCACCAGGGGGCGCGCGGTCCCAGTCAGGACAGCCATGTTAATTTGGTGTTCCCAGGAATCCCCATGCAGTGCCGCATGGCTTCACTGGGAGCAAAGAGCCCGCCGCCATGTCGTCGTCCCGCCGAAGCCTGTCCTGGAGCGTCGCAGTCCTGCTGTCCTTCGCGGCCACCGCGGCCTTCGCGGAGCCGTCCGCGCCGGTCCTGGAGATGGCCACGCAGGCGGTATGCGCCGCCACCGGGTCCTCCGATGCCCTGACCTCCGAGCCCACGCCCGAGGAGGCCGCGGGCCTGATCTGTTTCTCGGTCCGGTGCTCCTCGGAGGATGACTGCTGGAACGCATGTCCCAACGCGCGGTCTGTCTCGTGCACGAACAGGGTCTGCTCCTACCAGCTCCCGGGCGGTGGCGGCGGTGGTGGCCCGACGTGCCCGTCCACCCGCTGCATCGACGACTCGGATTGCGTCTGCGGCACAGCGCAGGGGTATTGCAACAACCGCGCTTGCGCCTACTAGAAGTTCACGGCGATGAGGGGGACGGAGGGGCGGGGCTGCCACTGCCGCGAACGCAGGCCATCGCGGCGGGCCCGCAGGTCCCGCAGCTCCGCCTCCAGCTGGGTCTTCTCTTCGACGAGCGCTTCGCGGCGGGCCTTGTTCTCCCGCGCGATGCGCCCTCCCCGGCTGAAGCCCGTGACGACCAGCACCACGCCCACGACGCCCACCGCCGTGATGGGCAATCCCACGAACAGCTTCAGCGTCCGATCCGTGCCCGAATCCAGCAGGCCGTCGATCATCACCGGCACGCCAATGAGCAGCGCTGCCGCGAGGATGAAGCCAATGGTCGTCATGACCTTCGAGCTGCGCGGACGGCCCAGGCGGATGCCGTCGATCTCCTCCTGGAGCAGCCCCACCCGCTGCGTCAGCTCCTGGATGCGCGCGTCCAGGCTCCGGTCCGGAAACGGCGTCGAGGGAACGGGGACCTCCTGAACACCGGCCTCCGGAGCCTGCGCCACCAGCAGCCGCGCGGAGTGCGTGGGCACGTCCTCCGGGAGCAGCGACAACGAAGGAGTCGCGGGCGCGGAGGCGAGCAGGACGGCGGCGAGCAGCGACAGCATGAAGGATGCTCCTTCCGAAGGCGGATGGGCGCGCGACACTAACACCCAGGCATTCCCCGAAAGACCGTCCTCCCGTCCATGAATCCCTGACGACTCAGCGCGCCTTCGCCTTCTGACGCTTCACCTTGTTGGCCTGCTTGCCCAGCGCGGTGCGGGTGCTCTTGGGCAGCTTCTTGAGCGTGCCCTTCCGCTTCGCCGCGGTCGCGGCCTTCTTGATGTTCTTGCGCCCGGCGGCGCGCTGCTTGCTCGTGGCCATGGTGGACCTCCCTGCCCATGAAGGTCCGCGCCACCGGCCCCTCGCGCAATGCGCCCACCACGTCCGCCCGCTTGGGTGGCTGGCTATAGTCGGACGCCCGATGAAGAAAGCACGCGCCGCGAGCCTCACCCTCGATGAGTTCCTCCCCTATCGCCTGTCGGTCGCGGACAACGTCGTGAGCCAGCGCATCGCCCGCGTGTACGCGGCCGAGGACGGCCTCTCCACGCAGGAGTGGCGGCTCATCGCCGTCCTGGGCGAGGACGGCGAGCGCTCGCAGCTGGAGCTCGTCCGGCGCACGCGGATGGAGAAGGTCCCGGTGAGCCGCGCCGCGCGCTCGCTGGAGGAGCGCGGACTGGTGCGGCGCGCCACGAGCCAGAGCGACGCCCGCTCGCGGCGCCTGACGCTGACCGCCTCCGGACGCAGGCTCTACCAGCGGATTGCCCCCGCCGCGCTCGAAGCGGAGGCGGAGGTGCTCGCGGAGCTGTCGCCCTCTGAACGACAGGTGCTGCGCGCGCTGCTGGAGCGCGTGGAGCGCGCCGCCATCCGCGCCCTCAAGCCCGGCCCCTGAGCCTTGCCGGATTGGTTACATCTGTTACTATTTCGGACGCCATGGAAAACGTCCGCCACCTGACAGGCTTTGGAAACGAGCACGCATCGGAGGCTGTCGCCGGTGCGCTCCCCGTGGGCCAGAACACGCCCCAGCGCGTCGCGTTCGGCCTCTACGCCGAGCAGCTCTCCGGCACCGCGTTCACCGCGCCGCGCGGCGTGAACCGGCGCACGTGGCTGTACCGGCTGCGGCCCAGCGCGGGCCACCCGGCGTACCGGCCCGTGGAGGCCCGCTCGCTGAAGAGCGGACCGTTCCGGGAGGTGCCCCCCTCCCCCAACCGGCTGCGCTGGAGCCCGGCGCCCATGCCCACCACGCCCACCACCTTCCTGGAGAGCCTCTTCACGCTGGGCGGCAATGGCTCCCCGGCGGAGAACGCGGGCGCGGCGGTGCACCTCTACGCGGCGACGGCGTCCATGACGGACACGGCCTTCTTCAACGCGGACGGCGAGCTGCTCATCGTCCCCCAGTCCGGGACGCTGCGCATCGTCACGGAGCTGGGCGTGCTGGAGGTTCCGCCCGGCCACGTCGCGCTCATCCCGCGCGGCATGCGCATGCGGGTGGAGCTGCCCGGCGGCCCCGCGCGCGGCTACATCTGCGAGAACTACGGCGCGCAGTTCCGGCTCCCGGAGCTGGGCCCCATCGGCTCCAACGGCCTCGCGAACCCGCGCGACTTCGTGGCGCCGCACGCGGCGTATGAAGACGTGGAGCGCCCCACGCGCGTGGTGCAGAAGTTCCAGGGGAACCTCTGGGAGACGACGCTGGACCACTCGCCGTTCGACGTCGTGGCCTGGCACGGCAACAACGTGCCGTACACGTACGACCTGGCGCGCTTCAACACCATCAACACGGTGAGCTACGACCACCCGGATCCGTCCATCTTCACGGTGCTCACGTCGCCCAGTGACACGCCGGGAACGGCGAACTGCGACTTCGTCATCTTCCCGCCCCGGTGGATGGTGGCGGAGAACACCTTCCGGCCGCCCTGGTTCCACCGCAACGTGATGAGCGAGCTGATGGGCCTGGTCCACGGCGTCTACGACGCCAAGGCGGACGCGTTCCTGCCCGGCGGCGCGTCGCTCCACAACTGCATGAGCGCCCACGGCCCGGACCGCAAGACGTACGAAGCCGCCGTCGCCGCGGAGCTGACGCCGAAGAAGATCGACAACACGCTCGCCTTCATGTTCGAGACCCGCTGGGTCATCGCGCCCACGCGCCAGGCCATGGAGAGCCCCGTCCTCCAGAAGGACTACGACGCCTGCTGGGCGGACCTGCCCAAGGCGAAGCTGTCCTCGGGAGGCGGCCAGCCGTGAAGCTCGCCTCGCTCGACACAGGAAGGGACGGACGGCTCGTCGTCGTGACGAAGGACCTGTCCCGGCAGGCGGATGCGTCCGCCATCGCGCCCACGCTCCAGGCCGCGCTGGATGACTGGGACCGCCACGCGCCGGCCCTCCGCGCGCTGGCGGAGCGGCTGGAGCGCGGAGAGGTTCCGGGAGCGCCCTTCGACCCCGCCCGGTGCGCGGCGCCCCTGCCCCGCGCCTACCAGTGGGCGGACGGCTCCGCGTACGTGAACCACGTGGAGCTGGTGCGCAAGGCGCGCGGCGCGGAGCTGCCGCCCTCCTTCTGGACCGACCCCTTGATGTACCAGGGCGGCTCCGACGGCTTCCTCGGGCCGCGCCAGCCCATCCCGCTCGCCGACGAGGCGTGGGGCTGCGACATGGAGGGCGAGGTCGTGGTGGTGACGCGCGACGTGCCGCTCGGTGCCACGCGCGAGCAGGCCCTGGGCGCCGTCGTCCTGGTGGGGCTGGTCAACGACGTGTCGCTGCGCAACCTCATTCCGAACGAGCTGGCGAAGGGCTTCGGCTTCTTCCAGTCCAAGCCCGCGTCGGCGTTCTCGCCGGTGTTCGTCACTCCGGACGAGTTGGGCACCGCGTGGCGGGAAGGCAAGCTGCACCGCCGTCTGGAGGTCTTCCTCGACGGCGAGCCCTTCGGCCGCGCGGACGCGGGCGTGGACATGACGTTCGACTTCGGCACGCTGGTGGCCCACGCGGCGAAGACTCGCTCGCTGTGTGCGGGCAGCATCATCGGCTCCGGCACGGTGTCCAACCGGGGTCCGGACGGGGGCCCCGGCAAGCCGGTGAGTGCGGGTGGGGCAGGCTACTCGTGCATCGCGGAGGTGCGCGTGGTGGAGACGCTCCGGGACGGCGCGCCGAAGACGCCGTTCCTCAAGCGCGGCAACCGGGTGCGCATCGAGATGCGGGACGACTCGGGCGCCAGCATCTTCGGCGCCATCGACCAGGCGGTCGGCGGGTAGGCGGGGAAGAAGGGGCCCCTTTCGTCAGGGGCCCTTGTTCCCCCCGTCCGGCGCGCAGCAGGATTCACGCGCGCCTCCCATGCTCCTGACCCTTTCGACGACCCACACGCCCGCGACGGACCTGGGCTACCTGCTGCACAAGAACCCGGAACGGCCCCAGTCCTTCGAGCTTCCCTTCGGACTGGCGCACGTCTTCTACCCGGAGGCCTCCGCCAGCCGCACCACGGCGGCGCTCCTCCTGGAGGTGGATCCCGTCGCATTGGTTCGCGGCCGGCCGTCGTCAGGCGGCGGCCAGGGCGGCCCGCTGGAGCAGTACGTCAACGACCGGCCCTACGTGGCCTCGTCCTTCATGAGCGTGGCGCTGTCCCGCGTCTTCGGCACCGCGCTGTCCGGACGCAGCAAGGACCGGCCGGAGCTGGCTGAACAGCCCATCCCCCTCTCCGCCCGCCTGTCGGTGCTGCCCTGCCGGGGCGGAGAAGTCTTCCTGCGCCGCCTCTTCGAGCCGCTCGGCTACACCGTCACCGCGACCCGCCATGCGCTGGACGAGACGGTGCCCGCGTGGGGGGACAGCCGCTACTTCACCGTGACGCTGGAGGGACAGGTGCGCCTGGGCGACCTGCTCTCGCACCTGTACGTCCTCATCCCGGTGCTCGACGACGACAAGCACTACTGGGTCGGCGACGAGGAGGTGGAGAAGCTCCTGCGCCACGGTGAGGGCTGGCTCGCCACGCACCCGGAGCGCGAACAGATTGCCCGCCGCTACCTGCGCCACCGCCACAGCCTGGCGCGCGAAGCCCTGGAGCGGCTCGCAGGCGACGAGGCCCCCGAGCCCGAGGAACGCCAGGAGGCGCGCAACGCCGAGGAGGCCGTGCTCGAATCGCGCCTGAGCCTCAACGAACAGCGGCTCCAGACGGTGATGACGGCCCTCCAGGAGCACGGCGCCGCGCGCGTGGTGGACCTGGGCTGCGGCGAGGGCAAGCTGATCAAAGCCCTCTTGAGGGACCGCCGCTTCACGGAAATCGTGGGCATGGACGTGTCCCACCGCACGCTGGAGATTGCCAATGACAGGCTCGGCATCGAACGGATGCCGGACCTGCAACGCCAGCGCGTGAAGCTGCTGCACGGCTCGCTGCTGTACCGAGACCAGCGGCTCGCGGGCTTCGACGCCGCCACCGTCATTGAAGTCATCGAACACCTGGACATGCCGCGCCTCGCGGCCTTCGAGCGCGTGCTCTTCGAGTACACGCGGCCCGGCCTCATCCTCCTCACCACCCCCAACGCCGAGTACAACGTGCGCTTCACCTCGCTCCCCGCCGGCACCTTCCGCCACCGTGACCACCGCTTCGAGTGGACCCGCGCCGAGTTCGAGGCGTGGGCGGCCAGCATGTGCGAGCGCTACGGCTACACCGTGAGCTTCCGGCCCGTGGGCGAGAACGACGCGGAGGTCGGCGCGCCGACGCAGATGGCGGTGTTCACGCGATGAACATCCATATTCCAGAGCTGTCGCTCGTCGTGCTGATTGGCCCCTCCGGCTCGGGGAAGTCGACCTTCGCGCGCCGGCACTTCAAGCCCACGGAGGTGCTCTCCTCGGACACCTACCGGGGCTTCGTGTCCGACGACGAGAACAACCAGGAGGCGACGAAGGACGCCTTCGAGACGCTGCGCTACGTCGCGGCGAAGCGGCTGGCGCGAGGCCTGCTCACCGTGGTGGACGCCACCAACGTG
This DNA window, taken from Corallococcus coralloides DSM 2259, encodes the following:
- a CDS encoding dienelactone hydrolase family protein, producing MQDVDIKTADGVMDAKLFQPEGSGPWPAVIMIPDAFGIRPVFEEMARRLSKSGYVVLLPNVFYREGHTSKLDLKGTFADEAFRKRMYGLIGTLTPERLKLDAGAELDFLARQPTVKGPKAGVAGYCFSGGIAVRMGADFPDRIGAVASSHGGRLATDAPDSPHRLVKQVKAELYFGHADQDNSMPADAIRALEEALKDAGVRYRSELYPGAQHGYSVPGTPQFNAEVAETHWKRLEDLFGRTLKA
- a CDS encoding MFS transporter; its protein translation is MSPVRQRLLSIFGGSVGNLIEWYDFYVYSAFSLYFAQAFFPDADPLVQQLNTAGVFALGFLIRPVGGWLMGLYADLRGRRSALTLSVTLMCLGSLVIAVCPTYARIGVAAPVVLMLARLLQGLSLGGEYGTSATYLSEVATSRHRGFYSSFQYVTLIMGQLLATLTLLVLQRLVLTGPQLEAWGWRIPFGIGAALAIFGFYMRRNMVETEAFTREAAKKSEHHPMRELLRHPKEIAVVVGLTMGGTLAFYTYTVYMQKFLVNSVGLTRDEATLISAGSLFLYMFLQPVLGYVSDHVGRRPVLMGFGVLGTLCTVPLLTALTRTRDAFTAFLLVLAALVILSGYTSINAVVKAELFPARIRALGVGLPYALTVSLFGGTAEYVGTRLKLAGHEAWFFWYVTACIFCSLLVYTVMPDTRRHSRIDAAS
- a CDS encoding type III secretion system effector protein; its protein translation is MKLRSSSFSAPSLSSGSRTRSPSAPPKLETVKPQKAPTALELQDGKNKLKPADHGVVHPDLSGIRTRRDSRQSGADFADFTQDARNSTHTLMSRPVGNQMLTELNGRTQHVNPGATGTAQKPLTVADIYSGRSEAMPMSHRPRHDGTLQSLRPAYRYDGQASAGQASRINYNENQPGQRFNSLGHESVHAWRAANGVQVSPLAASKHADADVFKRYPDHSAAMKGTVETRLQLQEEFETVGLRPTPRMPNAPTENRIRAEHGLPARQDYSGFRPGANKNQQNFENFDAGSDDRSRFQKFMGTPSPLGQIVGDLEK
- a CDS encoding MarR family winged helix-turn-helix transcriptional regulator, with protein sequence MKKARAASLTLDEFLPYRLSVADNVVSQRIARVYAAEDGLSTQEWRLIAVLGEDGERSQLELVRRTRMEKVPVSRAARSLEERGLVRRATSQSDARSRRLTLTASGRRLYQRIAPAALEAEAEVLAELSPSERQVLRALLERVERAAIRALKPGP
- the hmgA gene encoding homogentisate 1,2-dioxygenase, which gives rise to MENVRHLTGFGNEHASEAVAGALPVGQNTPQRVAFGLYAEQLSGTAFTAPRGVNRRTWLYRLRPSAGHPAYRPVEARSLKSGPFREVPPSPNRLRWSPAPMPTTPTTFLESLFTLGGNGSPAENAGAAVHLYAATASMTDTAFFNADGELLIVPQSGTLRIVTELGVLEVPPGHVALIPRGMRMRVELPGGPARGYICENYGAQFRLPELGPIGSNGLANPRDFVAPHAAYEDVERPTRVVQKFQGNLWETTLDHSPFDVVAWHGNNVPYTYDLARFNTINTVSYDHPDPSIFTVLTSPSDTPGTANCDFVIFPPRWMVAENTFRPPWFHRNVMSELMGLVHGVYDAKADAFLPGGASLHNCMSAHGPDRKTYEAAVAAELTPKKIDNTLAFMFETRWVIAPTRQAMESPVLQKDYDACWADLPKAKLSSGGGQP
- a CDS encoding fumarylacetoacetate hydrolase family protein, with the translated sequence MKLASLDTGRDGRLVVVTKDLSRQADASAIAPTLQAALDDWDRHAPALRALAERLERGEVPGAPFDPARCAAPLPRAYQWADGSAYVNHVELVRKARGAELPPSFWTDPLMYQGGSDGFLGPRQPIPLADEAWGCDMEGEVVVVTRDVPLGATREQALGAVVLVGLVNDVSLRNLIPNELAKGFGFFQSKPASAFSPVFVTPDELGTAWREGKLHRRLEVFLDGEPFGRADAGVDMTFDFGTLVAHAAKTRSLCAGSIIGSGTVSNRGPDGGPGKPVSAGGAGYSCIAEVRVVETLRDGAPKTPFLKRGNRVRIEMRDDSGASIFGAIDQAVGG
- a CDS encoding 3' terminal RNA ribose 2'-O-methyltransferase Hen1, producing MLLTLSTTHTPATDLGYLLHKNPERPQSFELPFGLAHVFYPEASASRTTAALLLEVDPVALVRGRPSSGGGQGGPLEQYVNDRPYVASSFMSVALSRVFGTALSGRSKDRPELAEQPIPLSARLSVLPCRGGEVFLRRLFEPLGYTVTATRHALDETVPAWGDSRYFTVTLEGQVRLGDLLSHLYVLIPVLDDDKHYWVGDEEVEKLLRHGEGWLATHPEREQIARRYLRHRHSLAREALERLAGDEAPEPEERQEARNAEEAVLESRLSLNEQRLQTVMTALQEHGAARVVDLGCGEGKLIKALLRDRRFTEIVGMDVSHRTLEIANDRLGIERMPDLQRQRVKLLHGSLLYRDQRLAGFDAATVIEVIEHLDMPRLAAFERVLFEYTRPGLILLTTPNAEYNVRFTSLPAGTFRHRDHRFEWTRAEFEAWAASMCERYGYTVSFRPVGENDAEVGAPTQMAVFTR